AATGAAGTCTATGCTCAACTTTGTTTCTTTTCATTAGTGCTGTATATCAAGATAGTTGTTAAGTCAGAAACTAATATAGTGCTAAATTTTCTGCATTATGTCCTTTCCCTTGGGCAGCAGTCATCGTAAAATGTTGATTCAAAAGGCAATGCTGTTATCGCCACAAGACAATTTAAAACAATTATTGTCTGAGTTTTACAtatatgatgcaaatatggatataatagctCTCTGGATATAAATAAATAGAAACGAGTAATAAAACAGTTAGTGAAACATCCAAGGATAACACAGGAAGCGTAGGCAAAGTtgagcaccaggtgttgacaggtgctggacacagccaccacacaccctTCCAGAGTGCCTCCACCCAGTGAAATGAGAAATGTTAActtattttcatgttttcttaaatttttcatacaaattaataattctataaaGAAAGATTTTTAAGCATTATTGTTTTAATTTTTATGCATaggcagtatgacaatttttccaTAGCCACTGCCCAAGGGTTAATGGTAGTATTATGTTTGATGGCTGAAAATTTTATGCACTTTCTTCTAATGTTCTTTTCATTAAGAAGTGTGATGTCCTTAAAGTTCGCCAGCTATTGCTCCTGGCTTCTGAGTAATATATGCATTCTTATTGTAAATGCTTCACAATTAATTATGTTCATAAGCCTTTCATTTAAGTTTCTGAAAGTTCTCCAGAGTATACTATATAGTCACAATTACTACAACATACTGCATACATCATTGCTGTAGCGAGTTTTTGTTACGAGATCTGCTTctgacaagtgtgtgtgttcaTTGTAGTGGATGCTCTGGACTGGTCTCAGAACTAAAGATATCATGATCACCATAGCAGGGGTGTACAAACAGTGCATGACAGTAATTGTGACAAAGTATGCTAACAATACTGCATCACACACAAACCACAAGCTAAGTCTTGTGAACTTGATGGCTGCCAAACTTATTAAAGTAGTAAACATTAGAAGAAAGAATAACAAATCTGCAGCCATCAAACAGTCTAGAAAAGGTCAATATTGCTGCCCCATTCCAAAATTACTACGTACTAGATTTATATACTGTAGTCTGAAATATTAAATACCTCACCTTTTCACTTTACAAGTAACTGCCTGGTGTATCTTAAATTTTATACAACTCCTAAGGGTGATACTCTCTCATCTTGGTGTGTTAACATTTTAGTCAGCACTTTGTGCTCTGTTCAACCAAACAACATTTTACATGAAAAATCATTTCCTGGCACTAATATATTACATATTTGATATAAGAGTCTTGTAACAATGAGCCAGACTGTTGCATAAAATACTCATACAATAATGAAGAATGGAGTAGAGTATTATAAGTATTTGATTGATAAAATAATACAACCCATAAAGCAAGAGGAGCAAGTAATAAGCTTCATGAAACATCCACCATAAAGACTTTGGCATCAAGTTTATCTTTATAGTTTCATAAAATTGATTCATATAACTTGTTCCAAGAAGTATTTACATTAATAAACAATAAACAAAATAGGAAGCTAAAGGTATTTTGTATAATACAGAGTGTAAATCaagataaattaaataaatacacAATAGTTTACACAATGTAGTTACCTGAAGAACACGTTTTAAGATTGAGTAAAGCAAAGTAATTTTTAAAAACTAATTACATAATACTGTATTAGAATATTTACCACAATAGGCTacataaaaccagcattgaataatTAAATTACTTTCTGGATGAGCCCCAATGGCTCCTTTAAGCTATCTTGCTGAGATGGCTCCCAACTGCAAGGTTACATCAGTCGTGAGTTCTGTTTGGCCTTCTGGGGACCAGAGCCACAACCTGGGCCCCCCTCACAGAAGTGAAGAGAGCAGGTGACACTCCACTACCCCACTGGGATATCATTCAGAAGTCAACAAACCAATATAGACCACTGCTGGGTTCAAAAGAACTGAAGCCTCAAAACTGCCAAAAAAACTCGCAAccaatgtaaacaaatgatcgAATCTCTCGAAACTAACATGAACTTGTtagcactaaccaccccaccagtaACAGGGAAGGGGGATGGTGGCCCAGAGCACTAACCTTCCAAGCCAGTTCTGGAGCATATGTAAAGACCACAAACAATAACCAGTGAACCTGGAAGGGAGGAATGGAATCAGAAAGCCaccaggactcgcccagaaagaGGAGTTTCGTTACATTCCAAGCTGGTCTTTTGGGGTGAACCCcttgtggcttcctgaagctagctACCCATGGAGAAGAAACACAAGGGACTTACCAGGGAGGAGAGATGGCATGTAATCAGGATAAAGCAGAGACAACTGGACAAGAGAGATGACCCAAGGCAACACAGGCATGATGAGACCAGGCCACCAAACCCTCACCCCCATAACGGCAAGGGGGGGTGTTTGTGCTAACAAACTTGTGCTAGTTTCGAGAGATTTGATTGTCTCCATTGTTTGGAGAATTCCTTTGGCAATTTTGAGGGTTTGCTTCTTTTGAACCCAGCAGTGACCTATATTAGTTTGTTGACTTTCTGAATGCTTTCCTGGTGTGGTGGCATCTGCTCTCTGCTtctgtgaggaggccaggtttTGGTTCTGATCCCCcggtaggccaaacagaactccatGGGTGATGTGATGTGACCTAGTCAAAAGCCATGTCAGAGAGAtaccttcagggagccacaagaagCTCCTCCAGAATTTTTGGGTATGAAACtactgtatacagtatgtatacagTAGTTTCATACACACTGTACATACTTGCATACTGTACTTTTGTTGTGAATATAAAGAGATAATGCTGCAAAATAAATTTTAACTTTGATTATCACTCATAGATAATGGGTTTTTAAAATCTCAACTTGGGTAAAACAATTCTAGagcaaactgcatatttttgtGTTAGTATTAGCCTGCTGTGGTCTGCTACAGCTTCCTGTCTGCCCTCAGGAATTTCCAACATCTTGTGCATTACCATTCATGGCTGGATCTTTCTCTCCCTctaagtaaaaaataaaatatataaatttaacaaattaatactgtataagaataaatatTGTATTATTTTAGCCTATTATAATTTTTATATCATTTGCTTAATGTCTTCTTGTGGGTAATCATTTTTAGATTTCTTTTTCTTTTATGAGATACAGTAGTGTAGTGTAAAAATATCTACACAGCATAACATTAATGAGAAAGTTCTGCAGTTGTCATTGCCTTTATAAATAATTTCAGTGGAGTGAAAAAAATAAGTTTCAACcgaataatattaagaataccAACAATTTAAAGATGGATTAATATGAATCAAAGAAATAATTAGAATATAAACTTATTATGcaaatttaacactttcgcgctttgggTGAGCGAGTGCCAGAACACCCCAAGGTGGGTTGGACATTCCACGTGAGAGcacggtaatactgaaaagtgtgtaTACTCTTAaattttgtcaccttaattctcatcctaggttttttattttggtatcaatgtgtttgcaatagaattcctacaggagtatatgcatataaagttCAAAAGCCCGCGTACCACCTGCACCAAACTGAGAAATTGGCCGCGAGTgcacaagagcaataaaatgtgtgtactcctttcactttggtcacctcaattatcgtcctaggtctttcattttggtatcagttCGCAATAGAAGTCCCTACAGGAGTACAGTGGGGCCTCAACTTACGAtggtaatccattcccagagatggatcgtaagtcgaagctatttttcccataagaaataaaggggaattgaattaatctgttccccaccctccaaaatattaacttacaaatacattttatattgaatacaatgtttttttctaactacaatacaggacATAAGTTTATTTTACCTTTATGGAggtctcttgatggcgtatggaagatggtgatgaggggagaggatgagagttgttactgtttggaaggggagtcccccttccattataacatcaggcagtgatgacttttctggggtacactctctctcttacgttttgcctgcataccactaggacctagttgtgattcactgcttgtttgtctcactaaaaacctttccagagatttttgtttttccatatgttttaatttttgtctgtagtgaggcatcacagtgtcattaaaaaggttaaggcaacggcctactgcaacgtgatttgggcgagtcgtttcagcaaaagtttgcaattcttcccatgctgcacacattttctgaattaatgaggaagggacattctgtactgtctcctcctcccctgaagaaatttcctcggcTGTCTCTTGTTGTTGCTCCTAGtgaagttcttcggtggtcagttcttcgctgtgttcctccaccagctcacaacatacaacactcaGAGCACTATGAATGcctcttctttttctaaatttctcaaaccatcacctgctcgccttaaactctttcgcatTTGCAACACTTGTTCtagggggttttctttaaaaggtcttcatgcaattttcttgccttttcacaaatgatggcctctgaaactcaTCACCCACTAACTCTttgctgtgtatccaaattaataataactgttcaacatcctcaagtgtttgtgttctatgtttcgtgattattgatacgccttttgccactttagcactcataatgttctttttcttagccagtatggtggatatcgttgacggagatttgttgtactgcctagctagttcaacaacccacacaccgtcttcatatttacgaatgatttcTTGTTTCTGCTccctggtcatccttacatgggttttcatatgttgagccttatcactgactttcctgggactcatggcgtgatatataataattactttaatgttcaaaatgcaaaaaatcaccacaaaagcggaatttcttacaggcgcgattgtcactaagcgggcagctgtagtaaactgaggcaggtcggccgcgtgaccgggaaccatgcgctcggtcgacccgaacatgtacagtaccaacaaatatcgttagtcgacaACACCATTGTATGTCGAGTTccctttttcgatgaaatttacatcgtaactcgaacttatcgtaagtcgaggtgccactgtacatgCATTTAATGTCCAAAACTGTGGCGTGCCCCACCTGCAGCCAAGCCGAAAGCAAAACTTTTTAATTTTTTGATGCACCGATGCATCATTCCCGCACATTCGTCTAATAAATTTTTGATGCCATACTGCGTCGTCCCCACACGAAAGTGTTAAGTTCTAGGATTACAGTATCACGGATATCTCTGCCTCCTCTCTACAGACCCTGAAAAATAAAATGATTGCAATGAAAAAATTCTGGACAACATCCCAGTAGCAGGCCACAGGGGCCAACTCTGAGGACTTCCAGCCAATTAATATGCAGCGAACGCCTCACACAGGCAAATTTAGTCGTAAACCGGCAGCCGTCTGAAAAACCTCCAACTAGAAGGCAGAATCTCTCAAAGCAGAGATCGGTGAGAACATGCCTCACAGAACTCAGGGGTCATAAACATCacagacccaacaggcagcatggtgggGGCAGAAAGAATGATAATTGTTAAATAGCAAaaacaataattaaaaaaaaatcccttaAATGTGCAAACAGTGAAACCAGGCTTGCCACGGCCCCTCCATATGAACCACAACAGAGACCGTTGGAGATTTCCACCGCCAACTGTAACTTAACCACCAGGAGGCAACCACGGTGTGCTATGTAAACAAGCACGCAAACCCCCCAGTGCGCCCAAACACAACTAAGGAACACTCCTAACTGAAGGCCCAACAACCCAAGGTGAGGGTCTCCACCCCGGTGGACTGGCCTCACAGGTATGAACACCTGAACACACTAGAGAGGGGAACTCTGGCTGTGCAAGGGCAGTGTTAGTGGGCACACAGGGAAGACATTCCGAGTATATGCAGTTCAAAACACACAAAGATCTAAGCCCACACAACAAGCCGGAATCAAAACATGCACATGATGCTACACTAAAATTGGAAACAATACAACAAAGTAATCAGCCCCTCATAGAACAAGCAAGTCCATGGATGGCCAGCACTTAGCTTGACGTTCTGGGACCTGTCCACGAGCTGGCATGACCAGAAACACTAAAAGTCAGTGTAGTTACACTAACATCAGTAACAGAACTAGCTAAGGGAGCTGGCAAGGAGAAGGGGCTGATCCGCCTGGTGGTGGTAATCGGTATTAATGAGTCTCACTCGTTTGAGTGAATCCCTTATTCCATGTGACTCATTTACAGTAATTGTTTGGCAGTTTTTAAATCCCTTATTCCATGTGACTCATTTACAGTAATTGTTTGGCAGTTTTTAGAGGGATTCATTTTCTGTGACACACTaaccatctgtgaagatgtgctTTACAGATTTTCTTGAGGCATTTTCTGGCAAGATGGCAGATTATCATCTGTTTTCTTCCTCTGAGAGGGGTAAGGTTCTgactggtccccagtaggccagaGTTATCCACAGCTTATGTGACTAACACTTTTAGcacttaagaaaaaaattacattgagtactgtacatatatatatatatatatataaacacactacAGATTCTAAACCACATTGTAATCTTACCTTTGTTATCAACAAACTTAAGGGAGTGAGAAAATATTCAGAAGCGTGACGTCTTTCCATCAGGGCCATCCTTCAAGAATTCATGTCCCAACCCACTGCCACACTTCCCACACGATACCTATAAAATAAAATACACACTATAGTTACACATGTTAATATAAGTTACAAATTGGTATGTTAACCTTTGCACAAACACCATTATCATTTAATTGACCAGGCAGCAATTCACATTTaagttctctctcacacacctaaatatattttttaaactaGTTTAAAAGAGGCTACTTTGCCTCAGTAGCTCCCTTGAGTTTATTTGATAAGTAATGGCCTCCCATACAGTGTATAATACAACCTGTGACCTTAGGAATTCTTCGCTAAGTAAAATATGGCTTTCGTATGACGAAACACAAAAACGTGCACAATATCGTATACAGTACAAAACTTTATGTAAAAGTGCTAATGAGCTTCAATCAAATATACAGAACGCATTTTCCAAGAATAAAGAAAAGGTAAAGACAATAAGGTACATCCTCCAGAATAAACTAAAGTAATGACTTACATTTTATATACtggtgtatgtatttatgtacatATTACCAAATAGGCCAAGTTGCCCaagaagccaaattttcctgaaatattatatttttcaattttttttcttatggaataatAAAGTTTTCCATTACATTATACATGATTTAAATTTCTTTTTACTTTGAGTCaaaactaacatagaaatgtgATGAAACCTAACCTGGCATAACTTGTCAGTAAATCAAGTCCCTAATataaatgtattattattattagaaaaGAACCAATttgaaaataaatatttgaaaataatgaCTATCATTCTGTCTGTTAGGCAAATTGTactttgcatactaggccaagtagtgcaggttctggctattaggtacaacatacatacatagataTATACCGGTATATGCATACAtgtaacaatgatcacaaaacagTAATCAAAGTGTACAATTTTCtgcatatactgtacatacatacatacacccatACTGTATATGCATAATACTATACAGTATAATTAAGCCATCTAACCTTAAGTGCCCCAGGTCGACCATCTTCAGGAACCTTGGTCACCGAGTCCTTGTAAACAGTGTGAGTGAATGCTGGCCAAGGGGTGTTGTGCTCATACTTAGCTCGGCTGGAGAACAGCTTgtaaccacactctacacacacgtacacacctgCAATCACCCTAATTGTTAAGTACACAACTGCAACTTTTGTAAGCCCCTTACCTTCCTTATCCATCACGATACAGGGGGGGAAAATCTCAAGCAAGATCCCAAAATAATACTGTATGGTGATGTTACTAATATCAGTAAAAATTAATAATGCAGTACTGTAATGCACTCATACtagtaacttaaccaaaccacaaTTAATTCCATTTTAATACCCTTTTACTACTGGTATCAATGTTCATTAACTATTTGTTAGTATAATTTGGGTTGAAAAATAAATTCTCAATTTATCTATTCAGACAGTACTTCCATTGAAAATTAAGAAGCACAAAATTGGCATAACTATGaatgacaaatacaaaagtgATAGATTAAATAATTCTTCaaaattaacacaaattataaaaatcttgTAGAAATCTTTCATTATATAGTAAAACAGCAGCACCAGCTGACTGTAGCTGAGCAGTAAATTTCTGAGCAGAAAGATAGAAAATGACTTCCAGGAAAATGATAAACCTAGACATGTAACTCCCATGCCTTGTCCTCATGGAACAGGACAGGAGCCTTGTTGATAATCAGTAAAAAAAAACTCCACAaggtatacaggcatacctcagaatacgagtttaatccgttcctggagacgcctcgccttccgaaaactcgcattccgaagttaatttccccataagaaataaagggaaatgaattaatccgttcctgacaaccccaaaaaccccacatcaaactaaatttttatacctaatttacctaattcatctaaataaacctacaaaactgtgttccagttattacttaccttgctgtcgagtgctgtaggcgtatggaagatagtgaggaggggggaggaggagaggagttactgtttggaaggggagtccccttccataatcacatcacataaccccatgccttgtaacactatggataccacttctctttctaaatttttcaaaccagcccctgcttgccttaaactctttcttatctgcatcactcgttgcaggggtattctttagaaggtcttcgtgcaacaccctggctttctcacaaataatggcctccgaaacactatcacccctcaactccttgtcgtgtatccaaattaataacaacttttccacttcttcaagtatttgtggtctttgtgccgttaatgttgttactccttttgccactttagcacccataatcttatttttcttcttaagtatagtgcatattgttgatgtggctttgttgtactgcctacaaagttcaacaacacgtgtaccgttctcatgcttccgaatgatctcttgtttctcctctattgtcatcctcacatgagctttctggcctttatccttaccactggctttcttgggacccatggtgagatatataataacaaattgtatagacaaatcaccaaaaatccaacaaaacactgaaaatccgcgagaagaattgatgtgggggtagtcactgagcgcgagacaatggtaaactgaggggcggaggggcgacgatcgccaaaccaccacgcactaggtcggcctgtacgcgtatcaacaaactcgcgtcccgaagtaaccctcgccttctgagacaaatttttggagtaaatactgctcgccttccgaaaacctcgcatacagggacaatcgcattccgaggtaccactgtacactaaacacacacaaaacCTCTTTTCACCTTAGGACCTGGGAGCAACAGGACTGTTAAAACACCCCATtccccttaaaaaaaaaaatccacaagcCAGTCGAGGACAACCTAACACTGCAGTCAAGAAGTGACATGAgatccatgaacaaatccacaagggccgtgacaaggattcgaacctgcatccgagagcatcccagacgctgtcttaatcgaccGAGCTataacatggtcaaaaggagttgaaaccgaagttctactgaacttactggatcctgcagcctctccgagacacaatccagggttttacacaattttcccataaaaaaccctggtttgtgctttggagaggttgcaggatccagttagttcagtagaactttggtttcatctccttttgaccatgtcgtagctcagtcaattaaggcagcgtctggggtgctctcggacgcaggttcgaatcctcgtcacggcccttgtggatttgttcatttgat
The genomic region above belongs to Procambarus clarkii isolate CNS0578487 chromosome 33, FALCON_Pclarkii_2.0, whole genome shotgun sequence and contains:
- the LOC123765273 gene encoding methionine-R-sulfoxide reductase B1-like isoform X1, with product MAFCSWFKDEVYKDHFEPGVYVCVECGYKLFSSRAKYEHNTPWPAFTHTVYKDSVTKVPEDGRPGALKVSCGKCGSGLGHEFLKDGPDGKTSRFUIFSHSLKFVDNKEGEKDPAMNGNAQDVGNS